Proteins encoded together in one Penaeus vannamei isolate JL-2024 chromosome 11, ASM4276789v1, whole genome shotgun sequence window:
- the LOC138863125 gene encoding uncharacterized protein → MPNGRGMLSMAFDAMNPVPYFMGGLRGVRHVMKQRLVPFRGMMLNNFQRNLPRPGSRFRGGGGNKHALGSGGRGFRAGGSKRPLSSGPRGGKGGGSSNDFLQGSLRTTKEPSLTSTDNPSLSTDFGTLKPASIVSGQRPSPDASTQTPSPISDIGTTKTFSQTTSTPAILTSPPSASSLLPAPNEKQGTRVINIQIPRELQDIPILEINMKSNGDISIGPGGIETGAAVPDTQPDVAADVPDASTSFSRDFRNDDLDLGADSPGTFDYDSAFPSAQEGVGQLDTSFQTFPPESAGRPSSIQDILRMQRLGNTNTAFGNGMFDGGPMTRMQPLPLDNANGHTNSPVLNDPNLFSRQNLLSNYPSTFPPDRNNVNHIYFVPFNMQPSLPTSVPAVENKSQAIPPQTEISSAKKDSPIYYIDITL, encoded by the coding sequence ATGCCCAATGGGCGTGGCATGCTTTCCATGGCCTTCGATGCCATGAACCCGGTGCCTTATTTCATGGGCGGCCTGAGAGGGGTCCGGCATGTCATGAAGCAGAGGCTGGTTCCCTTCCGCGGCATGATGCTGAACAACTTCCAGAGGAACCTACCGAGGCCCGGGAGTAGGTTTAGAGGTGGTGGCGGGAACAAGCATGCTCTTGGCTCGGGTGGCAGAGGCTTTCGGGCCGGGGGTAGCAAGAGGCCTCTCTCGTCTGGCccgagaggggggaaaggtggcgGCTCCTCTAACGATTTCCTGCAGGGTTCCTTGAGGACTACCAAGGAACCCTCCCTTACTTCTACTGacaacccttccctctctaccgaCTTCGGTACGCTGAAGCCCGCCTCCATCGTGAGCGGGCAGCGGCCTTCCCCCGACGCCAGCACGCAGACGCCCTCGCCGATCTCCGACATCGGGACAACCAAAACCTTCTCTCAGACGACCTCCACGCCTGCCATACTAACCAGccctccttctgcttcctctctcttgcctgcTCCCAATGAGAAACAAGGAACGCGCGTCATTAACATACAGATTCCCAGAGAACTCCAGGATATCCCAATCCTGGAGATCAACATGAAGTCCAACGGGGACATTAGCATCGGCCCCGGCGGGATCGAGACGGGCGCGGCCGTCCCCGACACGCAGCCCGACGTCGCAGCCGACGTCCCCGATgcgtctacctctttctcccggGACTTCAGGAATGACGACTTAGATCTGGGTGCGGATAGTCCTGGCACCTTCGACTATGACTCTGCTTTTCCGAGTGCCCAGGAAGGAGTCGGCCAGCTGGACACCAGCTTCCAGACTTTCCCACCCGAGAGTGCTGGGAGACCCAGTTCCATACAGGACATTCTTCGCATGCAGAGACTAGGGAATACTAACACTGCTTTTGGGAATGGGATGTTTGACGGCGGTCCCATGACACGCATGCAGCCCTTGCCGCTTGACAATGCAAATGGTCATACTAACAGCCCTGTACTTAACGATCCAAATTTATTTTCGAGACAGAATCTTTTATCCAACTATCCGTCAACTTTCCCTCCAGATCGAAATAATGTTAATCACATATATTTTGTCCCTTTTAACATGCAGCCGTCTCTCCCAACATCAGTACCGGCTGTAGAAAATAAGTCACAGGCAATCCCTCCACAAACAGAAATAAGTTCGGCTAAGAAAGATTCTCCCATTTACTATATTGACATTACCCTT